The Lycorma delicatula isolate Av1 chromosome 2, ASM4794821v1, whole genome shotgun sequence DNA window CAATTTGGATGTTCatcgtaataaatatattccaaacaagacaaaataaaaatgaaaaaaaatcttgatacTCATATAAATGAACCAAATTATTGTTTTAGAATATACTCATGGTCACCATTTCATTTCTGACTTTCTTAATAAGTCTGGCAAGGGATATTTGTTTTCCTTGAGGACTGCTGTTATTTTCTGTActattactgtattatataaataattcaaattcagaataatatgaaattagGTTAATCTAACCTAGATactgttattgttttaattatattaaattttatacatatgatTCATAAGAATGTTTTCATTTcagagtgaaaaaattaaaagagcactAGAGGaagaattaaaatcagaagatgAAGAATGGATGATGTTGTGCAGTCGTATTATGGATACAAATGcatttgaaacaataaaacatGAAAGATTATTTGATACAGGAAGAGAAGGTACACTAAGAGGTTTGTATCCTGTGGCAGCTTTAGTGAATCATGATTGCTCTCCAAATGCAACTTATTTCTATGATGATAAATGTAACATGCTCGTTACAGCAGCACGAGCTATTACTTCTGGAGATGAACTAACAACATCATACTGCTCTCTTCTCTGGGATACAGCTTCCAGAAGAATGCATCTAGCACAAACAAAAAAGTTTGCTTGTCGCTGTAATAGGTGTACAGACCCAACAGTAAGTAAACAAATATGAACAATACATATTATTGGAAAATATACATATTCATATGTACATATACAACACATACGAAAGGAAATACACGCATACATACATACTTGCATAGTGAAACCTCTATTAATGAGCATCTCCCAATTAATTCAAAATGTTGaatggcaatttttaaaattggtgttCTCTCAAagtgttttttaataacattcaaaCAATGGTCACTAAGAACAACAAACAAGAAAACTggcaaaattaatttgttataacattttattataacatgttCTTATTTACACAAGGATTTTCtctgtttttataaacagaaacagAGCaatatgtaagtaatattttcagTCATCATACAAACAGTATAATACAGATGATTATTTACTCAGACATAAACATACCCATTAGTGCTATTTCATTTGCAAACAAATCAAAacattttgttctaaaaaaatttagatttctggGGTAAACATGGCATATGACTATGACATCTACAAATCAGATCTTTAACCGATAGTTTGATTTACAACACaacactttaataaaatattgataaaaataagtgatgttttaaatattacatctattacttcacaacaaaataataaagtaggGATGAATGAGTTTGCAAGCAAAATAAATGATATCAGAGATCtacaaataatactttatatataccAGTGAACTACTATGTTGTGTAGAAAAGTTActgaataaaaaagaacaatttcaaGATGGCACaatatttgaatttcatttagaAGAATATtcttatcaacattaaaaaatacaattaaaaatcctaagttaaaacaattctaaaaatattttttttaaatttattaagtgtttttatttttttattttctttaattcaatatttgactgaatgaataataaatgatacACACATTACACACAATATTCTGGTAAACATTCTAAAGTAAAATGACTAAAGCTAGTATTCATatgtataatgttaaataaaaaattttgcttcATGTTATTACTTGTAATAAATGGCATTACATCTAAATTACAACCTACctaaaagagaaaataacaaataagacCAAATTAACTAACacaatgtctgcaaaataaaaaaataaaaaaattttcaaaaattccaatttttattcataatcataaaggtgtggttttgatctgcaaaaaaattttcatgatgCAGAAGCTTACattaaagttcatatttattCGGAAATGCCCTtttcttataattacaataacattgaaccacaaagtttgaaaatttacaaaaaattatgctCTGATGATTGCAGATAAAACAAAGAACAATTACTATGAAATAATAAAGATCTGCCCCTTATTAAAAGGTCCGCTAAAGTAACTTCATAAATGTAATCATCTTATTAGCAACAACTTATTGATATAATGACTTTTGGATTCAATACTGAAATTTTCAGTGCCAACATACCTATTTATAGGTTGGTGAACCCTTCATGGTGAATGttctttttccaataaataaCTTGTGCATGAGAGAACTCTTTACTCAACATGGTCTATAAATGAACAATTACAGTAAAGAGCAATAAAGATGTAAATATACAACAGATGTAAATCACTACACTGAAAAACCTTATGATGATTCAATAATTTAGCAAGATAAGCTATATAATAGTAGTACATTGTAGcacggattttattttttttttttagaagtttttcaCTAAGTTGGACTTTTGAGACCCTAAGAAGCTATCAGTCATTTTTACTCAGTCAAGTAATTGGTATGGAAAcattcattaaacaaataaatctttctgattagtacataataatacattatatagatcacatcatttaaatataaaaacagattataagataaacaatagatttgattaaagtccacattaattatttcaatacaaacatatgaaataatgttaatatatgttttacaatataatttgtaCTGCCTCAAAACAagctattataaatttcaatcatttttttctctaactaaatatcaatttaaatattttataaaactcagTATTATACTACATCACAACATTTttgataatgaaatcagaagtttatatttgtattatttttctatataaagaataacactaatataaaataatactaagataattataaatatcaaaagatAGAATATCAGAATAAGGAAACAAAGTTGGTGCGCAGCAGAGATTAAAATTTTGGTAGAAACAGTTTTCTGAATTGATCTTAGACATTCAAAAACGAATAGGTAGATTTATTAAATAGCTATCTAAAACTAACAAATCTTGTGGTACTGGAAAAAGTCATTACTGAAACTCAAATTAGAATCTTTTGATTCTAAATTGAAACTCAAATTAGATCTTTGTTCAATATCAATAGttctaaaatattgtaaaaaataaatagtaggggccatttgtttaattaatagcTTAATTGAAACTGgaacaatttattacaaattataaacagcTAAAATTAAACCTATATAAACACAATGATGAGATGACACTAAAATGGAAGTttactaccatttttttttaatatctgaaaagttaataaacaagatAAATGTCATTCAATTGAAATAGCACACGGTTTAGAAAAGGGAAATCTTAAATAGTGCATTAATAAATACTtaggaaaaggttaaaaaaaaaattttggtgaCTTTATCATTAAGGcgaacattaacattttaataaaattatttatgtttattgttgaGCACTATGCCTACATTTATATCAGTCAGTAATCAGTATTTATTGCATTACAGTTTTAAGCAAAGTGCCTGTAAATAGTGTGGTTGATCAGCATAAGTatcaaaaaacagtttattttatacagtcctatttaaaagaatttgtaccAAATAATGCTAATGCTACTCCTTAAAGAAACATTTtcgcaatataattaatttttatacaaaaatattacttgaagACGAGCTatgatttatttgaatattgtaCATACTCGTCTTTTAATgactatgattttttaatgtactttacagTAACCGTTTTTATAaccttaatcattttaataatcagTAGAGTGTTTATTGTACTtcaaaataatgaagttatttgaataagattatttcataataaaaaaaaaaattaaaaacaaatgtaattttgcAAATGACATTTGCAAACAAATGTCAGCATCACAAAATTATGCCAGTTGAAAATGCACAAGCTTGCACTACCAGGATGAACTGGTTAACTTTGGACGAGTACTGttgtttaaagaattaatttattatgaccCACTTTGatggtaattttttcaatttcataacaAGATAGGAGGTTGGTTTCAGActattctacttttttataatcttaagaaTCTTATGTCAAAATTGTAAAACTTcctgatgaaatattaaaaacaaaagacacTTTCTTCTACTGCTATATGGTGCTacatcagaattttaaaattccaagAAAACTTCAAAGACAAAAATAACAGGTCTAAAGTTTGTCTgtaaaaaatgaccaaaaattttttatttgtcttttacggaataatatttgtgttttaatcaAACACAATTTGAAAATGCCTTAATTCACTATGTTCAAGACCCttttaaataagtgttttttatatataacaaaagaagTATGTTCAGAAGGTAAAAGTAAAGAGAATGAGGGAATACAAACAAAATTGGGTCCAAAATTGAATGGCCCAGCTTTTTCTGATGATATTGCAATTTTCTCACACTAAAATCCCTTCATACTCCCTTCatactaaataagtaaatatcaacattccaaaaatttaaatatctggaagaaataatccAAATCAACGGTTTAGATAAAGAAACTGATCAAACAAgaacgagaaaaaaaaatgacatatcaACTAGCaagagatatttacaaaaaaaacatttacaaaaaaacatttcaataaaagcCAGAATCAGGCATTACAATACAGTAATGAAATCAGAGAAGGCCACTGACCAGTTTGCATCTCCAGCTGAAATAAATGcagtagaaaaaaaagtaaaattttgagaaaaatcttAGTTCCATTAAAAATGGGTGAACAAATTCCTAAGTAAAATGATCTTTACAAAtgtaatgaaactgaaaaatgtCAAGATTCCAACAGAAATCTGTTACAAGATTTCTAGGATTtacaagagaaaaagaaaaaaccatctGGTCAGaagagaaaatataacaaaagcaaaagaaaaaagaattgaaagataAGGAATGAAAACAGccaaaagaaagagaaatgaattcaaaatgtaatttttattcactttgttTCTTATAACTTACAAAACACTACCAGTAATACTAAGGAGGTAGTAATAATAAGGATAACTGCAATTGGGCATCAGCCTGaacaaatgattaaatataaaaataattgtatatgtacaaaaataatatatatattttttttcaatttagaaatgtattctgttaaaattaaatgatttattgatttttatatttttcaattataaattaattttttaattttaacagtatacatttctaaatttaaaaaaaaaatatattttttaaaaatttaattaaagtaataaaatcaaattctaatttaaatgtgTTAGATTTCTTGTGTAAATTATTCGctttaaatatattatggaaaatatgttttacagatgggttaaaaacatgttaaaaatcagataagtggataaagtgacaaatgaagaggtgttgcagcaaactgatgaagaaagaagcatttggaaaaatataattaaaagaagagacagacgaAGAGACAGACTAAGAGACCGACCATATATTAAAGTATCCTGGAATAGCCACTTTAATATCGGAGGGACAGATAGATAGGAAAAActttgcaggcaggcaatgtttggaatatgtaaaacaaattgttagggatgtaggatgtaagggggtataccaaaatgaaatgactggcactagataaggaatcctggagagctgcatcaaaccggtcaaatgacaaAAATAGTTATGACTGAAAAAtagttttgacctgaaaaattgataaaaatatgttccagaactgtatctgcagtagtttttgagaaatctggggtgaaaaccagtaAATTGGGGTAGAAGCTCTGtaagtttgacgtacaataattttgttaaataggtaatgaacacataaaacatttaagCAAAAGTTAGAGAAAATTTCATTCGAAACAAAGtgatgtaagataaattgaataaaacaaagaaaaattacaattttatttagaaacagtacactaacAACAAAGTGCATTATATGTACCGGTTTACAAAAATGAGCCTGCTATTTTCAACACGTTTTTTGGGACGCTTtagttgctctttttagttcttaagGGCTCTCTTTCAGTTGCTCAGCTGCACCCACATTGTGcataattaattcctcatgagatATATTTTTGTTCTGTACACAATATTTTTCACAGATTCACACAAAAATCCAAAGGTGTTAATATCAGGGATCAGGTGTTAGATCTTTGTGGACTTCCACAACTGTTCCACTTCTAGGTGAGTGGAAACGGCAGAAGAGAAGTGAAGAGGTGCGTCATCGTGCCAGAcaatcttcaagcagctgcagcaatCCTTCTTTAAGAAAGTGAAAGTAGCCCTCAGCATTTAAGTGGGCAGGTAATTTGAACGTTCCACACAGCTGATTATGAAGAAGGCTGCACCgatgctaaatcggtgttgaataTTGCcatccaccgtttcatgaggatttacttctgctcaTGTATGCGCATTGCGTAAATTGTTGACACCATCTCAGAGTGCCTTGCTTGCCTCAACGAGAAACAAAACATACTTATAGAGTAATAGATTTGTATTCcatcagttgcagaactccaagcaaagcAGACCGTCTCCTGGgtatagatgttgaactggctctTTATGATATGGATAAAACTTGTACTGTTTATGTTTTCTTCAAACCATTGAATACAAATTCttgatccgcttagaaagacattGTGCACTGACACTTTGACTGCACTAAtctgcatcaataataatttcatcagtaacaGCATCATGTTGGATattagctggtacgaatactaggtagagAACCTGATAccaaagattgcgaaaagtcaTGCTAATTGTTCTGGGATCTGGAATCCTACAATTTGGAAAACGAATTTCATATTTTAGTGCAGTTGCTGTTatcattaccattacacacaccaaaTGAATGCCAATTACTTCAATTGCAAACCGATCATgtacaaactaaaattcacaaagAACCTTTACTAACAACAGTACAGGTCACAGTACCCTGTATTctatcacaaatatatataaagattctatctcattttttaaaaattgtttaactgtaatttttaacggtaaattttgttgttgcaaatttttcacatcatcaataaataatttagtatgaCAAATGTAAATAGATTTCtgacttgttttattcaacttatcttacatcattttgttcaaaaatatatctatataaaatctacaaaaaactTTGTGATATGAAgtatttgaattataatatacTCTGTACTATAAATTGTTATTCAGATGTCATAGAGAGAatctttctttctctgtttttcctgtttagcctccggtaattaccattcagataatacttcagagcataaatgaggatgatatgtatgagtgtaaatgaagtgtggtcttgtacagtctcagttcgaccattcctgagatgtgtggttaattgaaacccaaccactaaagaacaccgatatccacaatctagtaatcaaatccgtgtaaaaataactgactttagtaggacttgaatgctggaactctcgacttcgaaaccagctgatttgagaagacacattcaccattagaccaacctggttgTCATAGAGAATCAGGAATGATTAATATAGTTGGGTCGAtacattaaatgtataattaattaaataattgtgtcagtttaaataacataaaatctgAACCTAAGttagtttatgtacttttcactttttttcctAGGAATTTGGAACACTACTCTCAGGTCTACCATGTCCACATGCTCCATGCACTGGAATAGTATTATGTACAAATCCATTAACACCTCACAGATCAGATTGGATATGTAATGAATGctcttcaaatattaaattggATCAAGTAATGAAACTTCAGAAAGTACAAGGAACTTTATTAATGGCAACTGACTCATCAAATCCTcaatctgtattaaattttcttcaattagaTACAGTTATACATAATAGTGTTGTAGAAGTTCAATTAAAAGTGAGTCTATGCTTTAAACTTGGTTATACAGACGGTTTTAAATGGAAAGGTacgtaaattgttaaaaaaaaaactatagttaaAACATTACTACAAAACAGATATGATTAGTTTAAATAAAGGTaacataattttctcataaaatatatttatctgtattaaattaaattaaattatattaaaaattattattaaaaacgcaAAAAAGTAATTTCCTCTGATCATTCAAATGgtgagattttaatttataaaaaaaaagaagttaaaaaataaaaatactgaagttAAATTTGAATAACCCATATAGAGATCTCTTTAATCTACTGCCAATTTAAACACCTttggtgtatttttatttaaaagaaaaagacaatGACTTTTCATGACAATGAATATCATCTATTTAAATACTAACACATCTATTCTTGATTAGTTGGCAATGTACTCAGTAAGGAAACAATGCCAATCATTGTTCAAACATCTTAAAATCTAGGGCACcatgaaacattaaaatgtaatagttaaagcaattagtaataaaaaaattaaaatttttattaattaatgattatttaacaccaatgaaattaattatataaataaattaggttagcatattatattaaattaaaaaaacaaattataattttttattacattatatttcacAGTTTAGTGTACATAGTTATCAGATGGTATGACTTGTCAAATATTATATGTTACAACACAAAGCCTAGGTAATACTAGAAAAGCAAGTTTTTCTTTCATCTGGagtaaaagtaaactaaaaattgGTGTATTAACCAGAATCCTCATCCAAATGGATCATAATTCATGAACCAAACAGAAACATAAACTGGGAGTTcctaagaaaagaataataagcaataaagacagcaatgaaagaaaaataaagtaataaaagtttttcccACGTATAAACATTATTGTATTGGCAACTTTTTAAATAGCAAtcctttacagttttttttttttggctattttacaaaaaaaacatgtttttattcagagatatttttccttaaatgtaacaattcaaattttatcttaaatggaATCATTTAGGGAAGAAAACTACGATTAACACATCTTAATAAGTTCCAGTGAAGAAAATTATGTCGGTACCGTACTAGTTTTTATCTGAAAGCTTTTAGCCACTGAATATTACATtaggtaaaatattaatgaacacaAACATCTTTTAGTGAAGTTTTCAATTATCAAAAATGCCAAACCAAACTTTTAATGTTTTGGGGAAAATAAGCAagtatgctatttaattttttttgtagatcttacatttttagatctttgaaaaaacagtttattttattaagaatattttaatattttttagttttattttcagaacttaCTGATAATCaactagaaataaaagaaaaaattagcaaaGAAATATTGGACCTTCTTGAAAAGCTTAGAGTAGGAGAATGTCGGCTCAGAGGTAAGAATGTACCTCTTCATTTTGATTCagaattttcagttaattacatTATGTTACAGGTTTTAAAATTGAGGAGCACCTAACATtttcctcaaaataaaaaaaaatcctaacaatGTCAATAGGTAATCCTGATATGCCAATAggtaataaatactaaatatattttgctttattttctgaATACAACTGCCTGATAGGCAGGGTGTACTTTTAAAACAAGCCAGTATAGATTAgtcaaaataaaatgcaataataaatactgGACTACTTTGCTTCAACCTTTACTTCTTacgctatttaaattaaaatttccttttttaattatatgattatttcatattttttaataaagtaatatcatCATCTCATGAAAGAGTAAATGTCAATTCTTTAAGCAAATGTACAAATTTGTAAGGAATAAAAATGCTAACTGTCATAAAATCAACAACCccataaaagattttgttttaagagttgtaaaatagaaattatttctttagagataaattattttttgattgaaattatttttcactttttgaaatttccattaaaaacaaagtttactTACGTGTAACTTATTGCAAACTTTGCCTATTGCAAACTCAATCTCCGGAATGAAATCCACAGCAAAGCTAACAATCTCAATTCAAGACAATAGCTGAATTTAGTCAAATGAGCTCATCgagaaatttcattacattttcagAGAGAGCAGGTTAAATGCTTTGTGCAAGAGAgttattaatacagtaatttaattaaattaataaaaataataaatgaaaattataatgaatttcttCTGAATTTATATGGTAGGTTTTTAAGTGTggctaatatatattttatatgtagtttATATATTAGGTTTCAGAATACATATACCATATTCTTGacttttcatatttaattgatGTCATAGTAGAAATTTATATGAACTCTTTCTTATCTGTTTTATCATCTTATCCAATGCGCTCCTATTGATTTGGCACTTATCAATTTCAACAATTCACcatgcaaaatattaaattatttcaagacagattaaacataaaactaaataaaattaattaacattcaataatttttagatattgcACTGCAGTTTACAAAAAGCTTCATAAGCCCACAGCAAATGCTAATGAAGTGaagcaattacaaaaatattataagcatTCCTGAACAAATTAATTCAGGTCTGtgtaaatacttttcaaaacatgctatgcatcaagctgaattgaagtgtcattaaaaatttctagaaaacTGGGCAATTACAATTGCAATTTTGTgcctaaaaaaataactaaattctgTGATGgttattaaattcagttattaaaatatgatgGTTCACATTACTGTATAGGATCTTCCTCTGTTAAAGAACTCGGTTCAGACCTCAACATAAATAGTATAAGTTAAGTGTACATAACTATTTATAAtcagatacatttaaaaataaaaacagagaaatatgaaaaaagaaaacaatttataagaCTAAAAGCAAATCCATTAAATTAGATTAGTTATAAATTTCTATGACTTTTAAGACTACACATTAGAGTTAATGAAATTGTAACATTATGCTTTGACTGCCTAAAATTCCTGATCAATCATGTTATTTCAATCAGgagaaataacatattttatcacTTTACGACAACAATGGATTGTTCTAGTTTATAATAATGCCTGTTTTATGTAGACTCAAGATGAATTTAATAAGCAGAGACTGAAATCCATGTTAGATTGAAATACcagccaaattttaatttttaatgattgattaTCATGTTGACTGTTGTGCTCAAAGCAAAAACACAGTAGTCAGTGTAGTTGACAAATTATGCCCCCTCAAAATACTGAGAGGGTAGAACTAGTTTCATTAACTAGTATATGTTTATattagaaactaataaaaataagagggttaagaaattttgaagaaaaggaAATTAGATATTACTTAGCagaatgtagtttattttttaatattataataattgtttatgggaaaaaattgaaatttatttaatttttagttatataatttattttgcaaaatataacACTGTAaggattgttttaaataatataatatatattatataatataatacatctgAAAAATTCACAGCAAAAACATCATCCACCATTTCATAGCAATCTCAACAATCTCCagtttaataatagatataatttttacaactgCTTACTATATGTAGCCTCTAagactgtttaattaaaaaaaattgatgtgggcaccacataacttccttgtacgcctattatatgtaatttaatagcagtACAAGGTAttacataaacatacattttttcatattttttttttaatattattgcattatttattatttatcataatttttttttatacacagaggttaataattattaataaatcaatatatttaaattaaaaataaaaaagttaaaaaaaggatatgaaatctgatttgaaccaacgtgccttccccttgtaagatccaaatatttcattaattaaaactttatttggctataattctgaaaccaatgaaaataagtaccacttatgatatgtcattgaaaatatttcaatgagggcttattattgcagttaagaaaacgcccaaaataaaaaaattttcagttattttggacacttttggtccagtcgactgcagtcaaaaaggaaggtgcacaagtTAATGTTACAACAATCAGATCTAGAATTTCaagatcctacggctaatcgttttttaattattgagatacatacatacatacatacacacatacatacatacagacatacAGATGTGTCAGAAtgaatttagggatggtcaaaatgaatatttccattgaaatctgaaaaccgacatttttcgcgatcacaatactttctttacttcgttccaggaagtaaaaatattaattaaaaaattattaaattacaagaatttttgttaattttaaataagtaaatagttctgatcaatacaaatataatacatgtaacatcagtaaaaatttgaagtttctttttttctttttaggacTTATTCTTTTTGAGCTTCACTGTACTCTTTGTGAAAAACTGATAAGAGCAACCCAGGACAACAATAATGAGGTAAGTTGCTATAAGCTAagctttaattaagtttaataattaagttaattgcAATTATCTAAGCTTTAATAACCATCCTCTGTGGCAGGAGTGGCACCTCAGCCTTATACCTGGAAGTTAGGCATGGCCttttcacatgctataaaatTGCCAGTCCCAGAGgctgaaaaaaaacttaatcaagTGATGCAACATATGCAACATTGTTGTCACATTATGCATTCATTATTAATTGCATGACAAGATAGTAAAATCAATTTCTACAGTCACCTGCAACATGTGAAACTTCTGTTTCCAGTAACAATTTGGTTAT harbors:
- the LOC142318770 gene encoding SET domain-containing protein SmydA-8-like isoform X3 — translated: MFFLNSTITGDGVVIKKCIVFGPRKCGPPICVGCHLGGDNLESCPKGCKLPVCNSECAQSQRHQYECTLLCSYGNCVPENSWSSDLLRSLTAIRCLQLNNEDRLVVQCLQANVQPDCNWESEKIKRALEEELKSEDEEWMMLCSRIMDTNAFETIKHERLFDTGREGTLRGLYPVAALVNHDCSPNATYFYDDKCNMLVTAARAITSGDELTTSYCSLLWDTASRRMHLAQTKKFACRCNRCTDPTEFGTLLSGLPCPHAPCTGIVLCTNPLTPHRSDWICNECSSNIKLDQVMKLQKVQGTLLMATDSSNPQSVLNFLQLDTVIHNSVVEVQLKVSLCFKLGYTDGFKWKELTDNQLEIKEKISKEILDLLEKLRVGECRLRGLILFELHCTLCEKLIRATQDNNNEEDGSNYVKSLKEQTEKTFKMTSKILAKDATAPSLFRKKLNQNNIFSI
- the LOC142318770 gene encoding SET domain-containing protein SmydA-8-like isoform X2 codes for the protein MSSNNRKVEKIMRDYLERYLEGDKLSDGWTVADSAISGRGLRAGRDFQPGDVIFWDRPVILGPRKCGPPICVGCHLGGDNLESCPKGCKLPVCNSECAQSQRHQYECTLLCSYGNCVPENSWSSDLLRSLTAIRCLQLNNEDRLVVQCLQANVQPDCNWESEKIKRALEEELKSEDEEWMMLCSRIMDTNAFETIKHERLFDTGREGTLRGLYPVAALVNHDCSPNATYFYDDKCNMLVTAARAITSGDELTTSYCSLLWDTASRRMHLAQTKKFACRCNRCTDPTEFGTLLSGLPCPHAPCTGIVLCTNPLTPHRSDWICNECSSNIKLDQVMKLQKVQGTLLMATDSSNPQSVLNFLQLDTVIHNSVVEVQLKVSLCFKLGYTDGFKWKELTDNQLEIKEKISKEILDLLEKLRVGECRLRGLILFELHCTLCEKLIRATQDNNNEVRGQRNNLFAKLGEKKLIIIQ
- the LOC142318770 gene encoding SET domain-containing protein SmydA-8-like isoform X1; the encoded protein is MSSNNRKVEKIMRDYLERYLEGDKLSDGWTVADSAISGRGLRAGRDFQPGDVIFWDRPVILGPRKCGPPICVGCHLGGDNLESCPKGCKLPVCNSECAQSQRHQYECTLLCSYGNCVPENSWSSDLLRSLTAIRCLQLNNEDRLVVQCLQANVQPDCNWESEKIKRALEEELKSEDEEWMMLCSRIMDTNAFETIKHERLFDTGREGTLRGLYPVAALVNHDCSPNATYFYDDKCNMLVTAARAITSGDELTTSYCSLLWDTASRRMHLAQTKKFACRCNRCTDPTEFGTLLSGLPCPHAPCTGIVLCTNPLTPHRSDWICNECSSNIKLDQVMKLQKVQGTLLMATDSSNPQSVLNFLQLDTVIHNSVVEVQLKVSLCFKLGYTDGFKWKELTDNQLEIKEKISKEILDLLEKLRVGECRLRGLILFELHCTLCEKLIRATQDNNNEEDGSNYVKSLKEQTEKTFKMTSKILAKDATAPSLFRKKLNQNNIFSI